The following coding sequences lie in one Halogeometricum rufum genomic window:
- a CDS encoding TRAM domain-containing protein → MSDCPLADDCPRYSERINGMGCQYYGDRAGSEWCNSYEQPIRDLKQQPVKPGEEVTVTVDDIHESGAGVGRTEDGFIVLVDGLLPEARAVVRIDRVKSNHARSKKVVERLPLDPDEETSDGESGDEGGAATDSDEESGDDGDDSSGPKRPTALGSRDNFWGS, encoded by the coding sequence ATGTCAGACTGTCCGCTGGCGGACGACTGTCCACGGTACTCGGAGCGAATCAACGGGATGGGGTGTCAGTACTACGGCGACCGGGCGGGCTCTGAGTGGTGCAACAGCTACGAACAGCCGATTCGAGACCTGAAACAGCAGCCGGTCAAGCCCGGCGAGGAGGTGACCGTCACGGTGGACGACATCCACGAGAGCGGTGCCGGCGTCGGGCGGACCGAGGACGGCTTCATCGTCCTCGTCGACGGCCTCCTCCCGGAGGCGCGCGCCGTCGTCCGCATCGACCGGGTGAAGTCCAACCACGCCCGCTCGAAGAAGGTCGTCGAACGCCTCCCCCTCGACCCCGACGAGGAGACGAGCGACGGGGAGAGCGGCGACGAGGGCGGAGCGGCGACCGATTCGGACGAGGAGAGCGGCGACGACGGCGACGACAGTAGCGGACCCAAACGCCCGACTGCACTCGGAAGTCGAGACAACTTCTGGGGCAGCTAG
- a CDS encoding class I SAM-dependent DNA methyltransferase, with protein MSLAHVIEDVDEDPHRERDFYEYPTLYEFYHSRVLNRDAQVRLLRRYEPEETSRVLELGCGTGPLLTRIEDEYETVLGVDSDERMLRRARERVTDAEVQRADFTAWSAADEGRTFDVAVLLGGMLHLTDDADVESLAENVHESLRDGGAFVTFFQPLSDDVTNGSTDCRTVESERFTVERRSTTALTSAAGHYTTTYAFVLRDDAEGTEATMGSVFRGRFHDPDRLRETFRAAGFGDVDVVDGDGPAVLRAVK; from the coding sequence GTGAGTCTCGCCCACGTCATCGAGGACGTCGACGAGGACCCGCACCGCGAACGCGACTTCTACGAGTACCCCACGCTCTACGAGTTCTACCACTCGCGCGTCCTGAACAGGGACGCGCAGGTGCGACTGTTGCGACGGTACGAACCCGAGGAGACGAGTCGGGTGCTGGAACTGGGCTGCGGTACCGGTCCGCTCCTCACTCGCATCGAGGACGAGTACGAGACGGTGCTCGGCGTGGACAGCGACGAGCGGATGCTCCGACGGGCCAGAGAGCGAGTGACGGACGCGGAGGTCCAGCGGGCTGACTTCACGGCGTGGTCCGCGGCGGACGAGGGACGGACGTTCGACGTGGCGGTGTTGCTGGGCGGGATGCTCCACCTCACCGACGACGCCGACGTCGAATCGCTCGCCGAGAACGTCCACGAGAGCCTCCGCGACGGCGGCGCGTTCGTGACGTTCTTCCAACCGCTGTCCGACGACGTGACGAACGGCAGCACCGACTGTCGGACCGTCGAGTCGGAGCGCTTCACCGTGGAGCGACGCTCGACCACCGCGCTCACCTCCGCGGCGGGCCACTACACGACGACGTACGCGTTCGTCCTCCGCGACGATGCCGAGGGCACCGAGGCGACGATGGGGTCGGTGTTTCGGGGGCGGTTCCACGACCCGGACCGCCTGAGAGAGACCTTCCGCGCGGCGGGGTTCGGCGACGTCGACGTCGTCGACGGGGACGGCCCGGCCGTCCTCCGCGCCGTGAAGTGA
- a CDS encoding radical SAM protein yields MISKGCEQCAMGGKMVLFVYGYCDQRDCFYCPLGENRKNVTDVYANERQVESDDDVIAEAKRMDALGTSITGGEPQEALDKTCHYLELLKDEFGEDHHTHLYTGITGGRENMRRLSEAGLDEIRFHPPYELWGDMHGTEWEDILYVAREEGLTPAFEIPGIRAEEEFLDFLDEGAAEFCNVNEFEMSDGNYRRMQEAGYELQDGHMSAVDGSKDAILEEMADHERVYFCTSVFKDAAQHRNRLKRMAKNIRRPFDEVTDDGTIVYGKTWVTEADLQALGVPEEFYTVKSDHVEVAWWLLEEMVDEGDVSKGEIVEQYPTVNGTVVERTPLA; encoded by the coding sequence ATGATCTCGAAGGGCTGTGAGCAGTGCGCCATGGGAGGGAAGATGGTGCTGTTCGTCTACGGCTACTGCGACCAGCGCGATTGCTTCTACTGTCCGCTCGGCGAGAACCGCAAGAACGTCACCGACGTGTACGCCAACGAGCGACAGGTGGAGTCCGACGACGACGTCATCGCCGAGGCGAAGCGGATGGACGCCCTCGGGACGTCCATCACGGGCGGCGAACCGCAGGAGGCCCTCGACAAGACGTGTCACTACCTCGAACTCCTCAAAGACGAGTTCGGCGAGGACCACCACACACACCTCTACACGGGAATCACGGGCGGCCGCGAGAACATGCGCCGCCTCTCGGAGGCCGGACTGGACGAGATTCGCTTCCACCCGCCGTACGAACTGTGGGGCGACATGCACGGCACCGAGTGGGAGGACATCCTCTACGTCGCCCGCGAGGAGGGTCTGACGCCCGCGTTCGAGATTCCGGGCATCCGGGCCGAAGAAGAGTTCCTCGACTTCCTCGACGAGGGCGCCGCGGAGTTCTGCAACGTCAACGAGTTCGAGATGTCGGACGGCAACTACCGCCGGATGCAGGAGGCGGGCTACGAACTGCAGGACGGCCACATGTCGGCCGTCGACGGGTCGAAGGACGCCATCCTCGAAGAGATGGCCGACCACGAACGCGTCTACTTCTGCACCTCCGTGTTCAAGGACGCCGCCCAGCACCGCAACCGCCTGAAGCGCATGGCGAAGAACATCCGCCGCCCGTTCGACGAGGTGACCGACGACGGCACCATCGTCTACGGGAAGACGTGGGTGACCGAGGCGGACCTGCAGGCACTCGGCGTCCCCGAGGAGTTCTACACGGTGAAGTCCGACCACGTCGAAGTCGCGTGGTGGCTGCTGGAGGAGATGGTGGACGAGGGCGACGTGTCGAAGGGCGAAATCGTCGAGCAGTACCCCACCGTGAACGGCACCGTGGTCGAACGGACGCCGTTGGCGTAG
- a CDS encoding DUF373 family protein has product MLLVLCIDLDDDLGRKTRFDTPVVGRDSVEAVAVALATADPEDSDSNVLFQGIHEHDLLVADPEVDEQVEVAAVTGTQGSDVKANRAIGEEIDRVLAGLSTGENVSAIVITDGAQDESVLPVIRSRVPIDSVRRVVVRQAQDLESIYYTMKQVLADPETRGTILVPLGILLLIYPFLTIASFFDVPGAAVLGLVSALLGLYTLFRGLGLETVVDDAVSRGRDILYEGRVTLITYVAALALMTVGGFRSVALLDAVRASLESALAPSLILAALVHGAVQWFAAAGVTSSLGQVTDEYLADRFKWRYLNAPFYVVAIAIVLYVVSGFFLNVNGVAGLPGVRPFSLSDLAIGLTVGTLLGVFSTLAFAIAESRFPTSVEPTRG; this is encoded by the coding sequence ATGCTGTTGGTCCTCTGTATCGACCTCGACGACGACCTCGGCCGGAAGACGCGGTTCGACACGCCCGTCGTCGGCCGGGACAGCGTCGAAGCCGTCGCGGTCGCTCTCGCCACCGCCGACCCGGAGGACTCAGACTCGAACGTCCTGTTTCAGGGCATCCACGAACACGACTTGCTCGTCGCCGACCCAGAGGTCGACGAGCAGGTGGAAGTCGCCGCCGTCACCGGGACGCAGGGCAGCGACGTGAAGGCCAACCGCGCCATCGGCGAGGAGATAGACCGCGTGCTCGCGGGCCTCTCGACCGGCGAGAACGTCAGCGCAATCGTCATCACCGACGGCGCGCAGGACGAGTCCGTCCTGCCGGTCATCCGCTCTCGCGTCCCCATCGACAGCGTCCGCCGCGTCGTCGTCCGACAGGCGCAGGACCTCGAATCCATCTACTACACGATGAAGCAGGTGCTGGCGGACCCCGAGACGCGCGGGACCATCCTCGTCCCCCTCGGCATCCTGCTTCTCATCTACCCGTTCCTCACCATCGCCAGCTTCTTCGACGTGCCCGGAGCGGCCGTGCTGGGCCTCGTCTCCGCGCTCCTCGGCCTCTACACCCTGTTCCGCGGCCTCGGACTGGAGACCGTCGTCGACGACGCCGTGAGTCGCGGGCGAGACATCCTCTACGAGGGCCGCGTCACACTCATCACCTACGTCGCCGCTCTCGCGTTGATGACCGTCGGCGGATTCCGCAGCGTCGCCCTCCTGGACGCCGTCCGCGCCAGTCTGGAGTCGGCACTCGCACCGTCGCTGATCCTCGCCGCCCTCGTCCACGGCGCGGTCCAGTGGTTCGCCGCCGCGGGCGTCACCTCCAGTCTCGGACAGGTGACCGACGAGTACCTCGCGGACCGATTCAAGTGGCGCTACCTCAACGCGCCGTTCTACGTCGTCGCCATCGCCATCGTCCTCTACGTCGTCTCCGGCTTCTTCCTCAACGTCAACGGCGTCGCCGGCCTCCCGGGCGTCCGGCCGTTCTCGCTGTCGGACCTCGCAATCGGCCTCACCGTCGGAACGCTGTTGGGCGTGTTCAGCACCCTCGCGTTCGCCATCGCGGAGTCGCGGTTCCCCACGAGCGTCGAACCGACGCGGGGGTGA
- a CDS encoding polyprenyl synthetase family protein gives MEYLERRVSMVEDRLRTVIDAVDPPELSDELAHVALAGGKRVRPAVTILSCEACGGDPDAAVDFAVAIELVHNASLVIDDIIDRSDIRRGTPSAWAQYGYGPAIIASDGLLGEAFALLSVNDQAMQIVAESMVELGEGEATELVARPTNEAEYMELARRKTGALFRAAAELGAVAAEADPFTVEAFGEYAERVGVAFQIRDDVLDATADADELGKPTGQDEQMDRPSVVQVTDLTPAEANQRARDQSDQALDALDAAQLAETDSLGYLRDLAEFVVVRER, from the coding sequence ATGGAGTATCTGGAGCGTCGGGTGTCGATGGTCGAGGACCGCCTCCGCACGGTCATCGACGCGGTCGACCCGCCCGAACTGTCGGACGAACTCGCCCACGTTGCGCTGGCGGGCGGCAAGCGCGTCCGCCCCGCGGTGACGATTCTCTCCTGTGAGGCCTGCGGCGGCGACCCCGACGCGGCGGTGGACTTCGCCGTCGCCATCGAACTGGTCCACAACGCCTCGCTGGTCATCGACGACATCATCGACCGCTCGGACATCCGGCGCGGGACGCCCAGCGCGTGGGCGCAGTACGGCTACGGCCCCGCCATCATCGCCTCCGACGGCCTCCTCGGCGAGGCGTTCGCCCTCCTGTCAGTCAACGACCAGGCGATGCAGATAGTGGCAGAGTCGATGGTCGAACTCGGCGAGGGGGAGGCGACGGAACTCGTCGCCCGGCCGACGAACGAGGCGGAGTACATGGAACTGGCACGCCGGAAGACCGGCGCGCTGTTCCGCGCGGCGGCCGAGCTCGGTGCCGTCGCCGCCGAAGCCGACCCGTTCACCGTCGAGGCGTTCGGCGAGTACGCAGAACGGGTGGGCGTCGCCTTCCAGATACGCGACGACGTGCTGGACGCGACGGCCGACGCCGACGAACTCGGCAAGCCGACCGGACAGGACGAACAGATGGACCGCCCGTCGGTCGTGCAGGTGACGGACCTCACCCCCGCGGAGGCGAACCAGCGCGCGCGCGACCAGTCGGACCAGGCGCTCGACGCCCTCGACGCCGCCCAGTTGGCCGAGACGGACTCGCTCGGCTACCTCCGGGACCTCGCGGAGTTCGTCGTCGTCCGCGAGCGCTGA
- a CDS encoding potassium channel family protein, with protein MRELQNVDGLHPRDLSQRQRLLVVYVLGLVAVVLSYTALYNFGMRAYESRPQSVFRSFQAVLATLTTTGYGADAPWTTPEMNVFLGLVQVTGVVIGFVTLRVLIIPLFERAPLSLDDRLSKKEGHVVVAEYRRDTDLLLDELEARDVGYVLLESDQTEAKRLSDEGYQAIHGDPENPSDLDRASVEEASLLVADAGDRNASIVLTAMEANEGLRTVSFATSPRRNPAFTELGVDRSVAPHALIGRRLAEKATTPVAVDVAGEGDGTEDGGEDAGSVEVRELLVRRGSPLHGVRVGDSPLADRSDLTVVAGWFDGELRLPPSPDDELSPNTVLIVAGPERAIAGATADLSNLRAPREERNERIVVAGNGEGGRAARDAIPDDVAVTTVDSDPDTHPDVVGDVTEPKTLRQAGVGGASALIVTVDDDATALLAVATARSLSADVEILVRVTDAGKESPAFGAGADYVLSIQRACARLVAAEVGGDPVVDPVSRIRLVRADADSFVGESLSSARRDGGCGWTVVGVVRDGTVEMDERTTVEPDDVVVVAGSDDAVREFEGTAEEG; from the coding sequence GTGCGCGAACTACAGAACGTGGACGGCCTGCATCCTCGGGACCTCTCGCAGCGACAGCGACTGCTCGTGGTCTACGTGCTCGGCCTCGTCGCCGTCGTCCTGTCCTACACCGCCCTCTACAACTTCGGGATGCGAGCGTACGAGAGCCGACCGCAGTCGGTGTTCCGCTCCTTCCAGGCCGTTCTCGCGACGCTCACGACGACCGGATACGGAGCGGACGCGCCGTGGACGACGCCCGAGATGAACGTGTTCCTCGGACTCGTGCAGGTGACCGGCGTCGTCATCGGGTTCGTGACGCTGCGCGTGCTCATCATCCCCCTCTTCGAACGCGCGCCGCTCTCCCTCGACGACAGGCTCTCGAAGAAGGAGGGCCACGTCGTCGTCGCCGAGTACCGGCGCGATACGGACCTCCTCCTCGACGAACTGGAGGCGCGGGACGTCGGTTACGTCCTCCTCGAATCCGACCAGACGGAGGCGAAACGCCTCTCCGACGAGGGCTATCAGGCGATTCACGGCGACCCCGAGAATCCGTCTGACCTCGACCGGGCGTCCGTCGAGGAGGCGTCGCTCCTCGTCGCCGACGCGGGCGACCGGAACGCGAGCATCGTCCTGACCGCTATGGAGGCGAACGAGGGCCTCCGAACGGTCAGCTTCGCGACGTCGCCCCGCCGCAACCCGGCGTTCACCGAACTCGGCGTCGACCGAAGCGTCGCCCCGCACGCGCTCATCGGACGGCGACTGGCGGAGAAGGCGACGACCCCCGTCGCCGTCGACGTGGCGGGAGAGGGAGACGGAACGGAAGACGGGGGCGAAGACGCCGGCTCGGTCGAGGTCCGCGAACTCCTCGTCCGGCGCGGCAGTCCCCTGCACGGCGTCCGCGTCGGCGACTCACCGCTCGCGGACCGCTCCGACCTGACGGTCGTCGCCGGGTGGTTCGACGGCGAACTCAGACTGCCGCCGTCTCCCGACGACGAACTCTCCCCGAACACCGTGCTGATCGTCGCCGGGCCGGAGCGGGCGATAGCGGGGGCGACCGCCGACCTGTCGAACCTCCGAGCGCCGCGGGAGGAGCGGAACGAGCGGATCGTCGTCGCCGGTAACGGCGAGGGCGGACGGGCGGCCCGCGACGCGATTCCGGACGACGTCGCGGTCACGACCGTCGACAGCGACCCGGATACGCACCCGGACGTCGTCGGCGACGTCACCGAACCCAAGACGCTCCGTCAGGCGGGCGTCGGGGGGGCGTCGGCGCTCATCGTGACGGTCGACGACGACGCGACGGCCCTCCTGGCGGTTGCGACGGCCCGGTCGCTCTCCGCCGACGTGGAGATACTCGTCCGGGTGACCGACGCGGGGAAGGAGTCGCCGGCGTTCGGGGCCGGCGCGGACTACGTCCTCTCGATTCAACGGGCGTGCGCCCGGCTGGTCGCTGCGGAGGTCGGCGGGGACCCGGTCGTCGACCCCGTCAGCCGGATTCGACTCGTCCGCGCCGACGCGGACTCGTTCGTCGGCGAGTCACTCTCGTCGGCGCGCCGGGACGGCGGATGCGGGTGGACCGTCGTCGGCGTTGTCCGCGACGGGACCGTCGAGATGGACGAACGGACGACGGTCGAACCGGACGACGTGGTCGTCGTCGCGGGGAGCGACGACGCGGTGCGCGAGTTCGAGGGGACGGCGGAGGAGGGGTAA
- a CDS encoding electron transfer flavoprotein subunit alpha/FixB family protein translates to MSSVLAVADHRRGELRDVSYELVTAGRELADETGGDLHVAVISGEVEEFATKLNREGVTTVHTVEYGEEFNHDVYTQAVCALADEYDPQYVLMPNSVNGLDYAPAVANRLGLPLVTDAIDVAFDGGLTVTREMYGSKVETTLEVDAERAAVTVRGGEWVAASNGGDAEIMPFEFTPDESAVKSRVTGFEEVGGGDVDITEADVLVSVGRGIEEEENIELVERLADALGATLSSSRPIVDSGWLPKNRQVGQSGKVVTPEVYIAIGISGAVQHVAGMKGAETIVAINTDPNAPIFDIADYGVVGDLFEVVPELIEEFQ, encoded by the coding sequence ATGAGTTCCGTACTGGCCGTCGCCGACCACCGCCGCGGCGAACTCCGCGACGTGAGTTACGAACTCGTGACCGCGGGCCGCGAACTCGCCGACGAGACGGGCGGTGACCTGCACGTCGCGGTGATAAGCGGCGAGGTCGAGGAGTTCGCGACGAAACTGAACCGCGAGGGCGTCACGACGGTCCACACCGTCGAGTACGGCGAGGAGTTCAACCACGACGTGTACACGCAGGCGGTGTGCGCACTCGCCGACGAATACGACCCGCAGTACGTGCTGATGCCGAACTCGGTCAACGGCCTCGACTACGCCCCCGCGGTGGCGAACCGTCTGGGGCTTCCCCTCGTCACCGACGCCATCGACGTGGCGTTCGACGGCGGCCTGACCGTCACCCGCGAGATGTACGGGTCGAAGGTCGAGACGACCCTCGAAGTCGACGCCGAACGCGCGGCCGTCACCGTCCGCGGCGGCGAGTGGGTCGCCGCCTCGAACGGCGGCGACGCCGAGATAATGCCGTTCGAGTTCACGCCCGACGAGTCCGCCGTCAAGTCGCGCGTCACCGGCTTCGAGGAGGTCGGCGGCGGCGACGTGGACATCACGGAGGCGGACGTCCTCGTCTCCGTCGGCCGCGGTATCGAGGAGGAGGAGAACATCGAACTCGTCGAACGACTCGCCGACGCCCTCGGGGCGACGCTGTCGTCCTCGCGGCCCATCGTGGACAGCGGCTGGCTGCCGAAGAACCGGCAGGTCGGCCAGTCGGGCAAAGTCGTCACGCCGGAGGTGTACATCGCCATCGGCATCTCCGGCGCGGTGCAGCACGTCGCCGGGATGAAGGGCGCGGAGACCATCGTCGCCATCAACACCGACCCGAACGCGCCCATCTTCGACATCGCCGACTACGGCGTCGTCGGCGACCTGTTCGAGGTGGTGCCGGAACTCATCGAGGAGTTCCAGTAA
- a CDS encoding electron transfer flavoprotein subunit beta/FixA family protein produces MKVLVTVKEVAEVEDDFEIADLDVDSRYVEYDLNEWDEYAVETAVQLAEAADEDVEVVSATIGPERSEETIRMALAKGVDRAVRVWDEDVEAAEFLDVASKVRLFEAVVAEEDPDIVLTGVQAHDTGFGATGVALADAIGYEWGAVVNALDTEGVLDDGVARVHRELEGGVEELTEIDLPAVLTIQTGINEPRYASLRGIRQAQSKEIAAKTLADLGLDHGAVASELFLTDMYEPETVSDATYFDGDADEQAAKLATALRERGVGAE; encoded by the coding sequence ATGAAGGTTCTCGTGACCGTCAAAGAGGTCGCCGAAGTCGAGGACGACTTCGAGATAGCCGACCTCGACGTGGACTCGCGGTACGTCGAGTACGACCTGAACGAGTGGGACGAGTACGCCGTCGAGACGGCCGTCCAACTCGCCGAAGCCGCCGACGAAGACGTCGAAGTCGTCTCCGCGACCATCGGCCCGGAGCGAAGCGAGGAGACCATCCGGATGGCCCTCGCGAAGGGCGTCGACCGCGCGGTGCGCGTCTGGGACGAGGACGTCGAGGCCGCGGAGTTCCTCGACGTCGCCTCCAAGGTGCGCCTCTTCGAAGCCGTCGTCGCCGAGGAGGACCCCGACATCGTCCTGACGGGCGTGCAGGCGCACGACACCGGGTTCGGCGCGACGGGCGTCGCCCTCGCGGACGCCATCGGCTACGAGTGGGGCGCGGTCGTCAACGCACTCGACACCGAGGGCGTCCTCGACGACGGCGTCGCCCGCGTCCACCGCGAACTCGAGGGCGGCGTCGAGGAACTCACCGAGATAGACCTGCCCGCCGTGTTGACCATCCAGACCGGTATCAACGAACCGCGCTACGCCAGCCTGCGGGGTATCCGGCAGGCCCAGTCGAAGGAGATAGCGGCGAAGACGCTCGCGGACCTCGGTCTGGACCACGGGGCCGTCGCGAGCGAACTGTTCCTGACCGACATGTACGAACCCGAGACGGTGTCCGACGCGACGTACTTCGACGGTGACGCCGACGAACAGGCCGCGAAACTTGCGACGGCCCTGCGAGAGAGGGGGGTGGGTGCGGAATGA
- a CDS encoding helix-turn-helix transcriptional regulator yields the protein MRIPALVVALLLVFSGVAPVAAGTAGSGSLGAESAAPQAQVDGTLDDSPRTVMRVFLQDDGDARWHVEVRYELDEPNETAAFERIGQEYESGESDTGVTAELFRRIAERASESTGREMRIQNATYDYSVDRSAGTGTLTAEFGWTNFLRETENGGLALGDVFVLPSAESEEPQTWLSLMSADQRLVIETPPGYATNTTSIRVKQQNNAIIIDGPSKFEGEDSLVVTYRPTEDAQEIPWDLVVGGGVVAALLFLVAAVIFRWQSGTGTGAGGGRPGEPSPTPDAGGGASDGGVGAGPPAQTDEPTVERADEEPDADESEAEEEVDLSLLSDEERVEHLLERNGGRMKQANIVKETGWSDAKVSQLLSAMADEGRVNKLRLGRENLISLPDDGSD from the coding sequence ATGCGGATACCCGCGTTGGTCGTGGCCCTCCTCTTGGTGTTCTCCGGCGTCGCTCCCGTCGCCGCGGGGACCGCCGGCAGCGGTTCGCTCGGCGCCGAGTCCGCCGCCCCACAGGCACAGGTCGACGGGACGCTGGACGACAGTCCGCGGACCGTGATGCGGGTGTTCCTGCAGGACGACGGCGACGCGCGGTGGCACGTCGAGGTTCGCTACGAACTCGACGAGCCGAACGAGACGGCGGCGTTCGAGCGCATCGGACAGGAGTACGAGAGCGGTGAGAGCGACACCGGCGTGACCGCCGAGCTATTCCGTCGAATCGCCGAGCGAGCGAGCGAGTCGACCGGGCGCGAGATGCGGATTCAGAACGCGACGTACGACTACAGCGTCGACCGGTCGGCCGGGACCGGGACGCTGACCGCCGAGTTCGGCTGGACGAACTTCCTGCGCGAGACGGAGAACGGCGGACTCGCACTCGGGGACGTGTTCGTCCTCCCGAGCGCGGAGTCCGAGGAGCCGCAGACGTGGCTCTCGCTGATGAGCGCGGACCAGCGACTCGTCATCGAGACGCCGCCGGGGTACGCGACGAACACGACGAGCATCCGCGTGAAACAGCAGAACAACGCCATCATCATCGACGGCCCCTCGAAGTTCGAGGGCGAAGACAGCCTCGTGGTGACCTACCGGCCGACCGAGGACGCACAGGAGATTCCGTGGGACCTCGTCGTCGGCGGCGGCGTCGTCGCCGCCCTCCTGTTCCTCGTCGCCGCGGTCATCTTCCGCTGGCAGTCCGGCACCGGAACCGGGGCGGGCGGCGGCCGGCCCGGCGAACCGAGTCCCACGCCGGACGCGGGCGGCGGTGCGTCGGACGGCGGCGTCGGCGCGGGGCCGCCCGCGCAGACGGACGAACCGACCGTCGAACGGGCCGACGAGGAACCCGACGCCGACGAGTCCGAAGCCGAGGAGGAAGTGGACCTCTCGCTGCTCTCGGACGAGGAACGCGTCGAACACCTGCTCGAACGGAACGGCGGGCGGATGAAGCAGGCGAACATCGTCAAGGAGACGGGCTGGTCCGACGCCAAGGTGTCGCAACTGCTCTCCGCGATGGCCGACGAGGGGCGCGTGAACAAACTGCGCCTCGGCCGCGAGAACCTCATCTCGCTGCCCGACGACGGCTCCGACTGA
- a CDS encoding DUF7094 domain-containing protein has protein sequence MRALPAMLAFVLVLSAVAGATVPGTASLPDRATTPVDAATVAAPAPDDRSFEHSTSRSDVSVVNNHTAQNASIHVLGIPQAQVTQSSLATRTVELGPALAFDHNRTEMRMETLAAVDRIDAADSEDRKQQLILQELTTIEQAAISLRASQQAAIRAYGEGDIDSRTLLIRLAVIDIHAQALQDRNERIQRVARSVPDFSVDARTASLGRELDTFTGPVRQHSVAVLTGEADPARFFVQTGTDSVVLSTIRDDTYVREVYRGDIRRRGSGLLTDLEALNATSQAYPNAFALQFRQNGTNIVGTEDNSFLVRIQHERGRLYSFVDSGSQQVFKEFQYRPLETMETDPTEGAVKDGLELTAYQTYPGGPVRITLNTTESGDPADALITVGPRGGRSVVVGETGADGSLWTMAPGQEYQVTAIRGNSVVLLTVEPNAPPLVNGNATQSGNATAVRPPAAATAGAA, from the coding sequence ATGAGAGCCCTCCCCGCGATGCTCGCGTTCGTCCTCGTGCTCTCCGCCGTCGCCGGGGCGACGGTTCCGGGGACGGCGTCTCTCCCCGACCGCGCGACGACGCCCGTCGACGCCGCGACCGTCGCCGCTCCCGCCCCCGACGACCGGTCGTTCGAGCACTCGACCTCCCGCTCCGACGTGTCGGTGGTGAACAACCACACCGCCCAGAACGCGTCCATCCACGTCCTCGGCATCCCGCAGGCGCAGGTCACCCAGAGTTCGCTGGCGACGCGAACCGTCGAGTTGGGGCCGGCGCTCGCGTTCGACCACAACCGGACGGAGATGCGGATGGAGACGCTCGCGGCCGTCGACCGCATCGACGCCGCCGACTCCGAAGACCGGAAACAGCAGCTGATACTGCAGGAACTGACGACTATCGAGCAGGCGGCCATCTCCCTGCGCGCGAGCCAGCAGGCGGCGATTCGAGCGTACGGCGAGGGCGACATCGACTCCCGGACGCTCCTCATCCGCCTCGCCGTCATCGACATCCACGCGCAGGCCCTGCAGGACCGCAACGAGCGAATCCAGCGCGTCGCTCGCTCGGTCCCGGACTTCTCCGTGGACGCGCGCACCGCCTCGCTCGGCCGCGAACTCGACACGTTCACCGGTCCGGTCCGCCAGCACTCGGTGGCCGTCCTCACCGGCGAGGCGGACCCGGCGCGGTTCTTCGTCCAGACGGGCACCGACAGCGTCGTCCTCAGCACGATACGCGACGACACCTACGTCCGGGAGGTGTACCGCGGCGACATCCGCCGTCGCGGGTCCGGCCTCCTCACCGACCTCGAGGCGCTGAACGCCACCTCGCAGGCGTACCCGAACGCCTTCGCGCTCCAGTTCCGGCAGAACGGCACCAACATCGTCGGCACGGAGGACAACAGCTTCCTCGTCCGCATCCAGCACGAACGCGGCCGCCTCTACTCGTTCGTCGACAGCGGCTCCCAGCAGGTGTTCAAGGAGTTCCAGTACCGGCCGCTGGAGACGATGGAGACCGACCCGACCGAGGGCGCGGTGAAGGACGGACTCGAACTCACGGCGTACCAGACGTACCCCGGCGGTCCCGTCAGAATCACCCTCAACACCACCGAGTCGGGCGACCCCGCGGACGCGCTGATAACCGTCGGCCCGCGCGGCGGGCGGAGCGTCGTCGTCGGCGAGACGGGGGCGGACGGGTCGCTGTGGACGATGGCGCCGGGGCAGGAGTACCAGGTGACGGCGATTCGCGGCAACTCGGTCGTGCTGCTCACCGTCGAACCGAACGCGCCGCCGCTGGTGAACGGGAACGCGACGCAGAGCGGCAACGCCACGGCCGTCCGCCCGCCGGCCGCGGCGACGGCGGGCGCGGCGTAA